Proteins co-encoded in one Bubalus bubalis isolate 160015118507 breed Murrah chromosome 7, NDDB_SH_1, whole genome shotgun sequence genomic window:
- the LOC102394555 gene encoding alpha-fetoprotein, which yields MKWVVSFFLLFLLNFSDSRTMHKNAYGIDSILDSSPCSSGTNLVGLATIFFAQSVQGATYEEVSQMVKDVLTIIEKPTGSKQPAGCLENQVSAFLEEICREKEIPEKYGLSDCCSRTGEERHDCFLAHKKAAPASIPPFPVLEPVTSCKSYKENRELFINRYIYEIARRHPVLYAPTILSVATQYNKIIPHCCKAENATECFETKVTSITKELRESSLLNQHICAVMGKFGPRTFRAITVTKVSQKFPKANFTEIQKLVMDVAHIHEECCKGNVLECLQDGERVMSYICSQQDILSRQIAECCKLPTTLELGHCIIHAENDDKPEGLSPNVNRFLGERDFNQLSSRDKDLSMARFTYEYSRRHTKLAVPIILRVAKGYQELLEKCSQSENPSECQDKGEEELEKYIQESQALAKRSCGLFQKLGEYYLQNAFLVAYTKKAPQLTSPELMALTRKMANAGAICCHLSEDKQLACGEGVADLIIGHLCIRHEENPINPGVDQCCTSSYSNRRPCFSSLVVDETYVPPPFSDDKFIFHKDLCQVQGVPLQTMKQQFLINLVKQKPQITEEQLETVVADFSGLLEKCCQSQEQEVCFTEEGPALISKTRAALGV from the exons ATGAAGTGGGTGgtatcattctttttactttttctactAAATTTTAGCGATTCCAGAACAATGCATAAAAATGCATATGGAATAG attccatattgGATTCTTCCCCATGTTCTTCAGGGACAAATTTAGTTGGCCT agcTACCATATTTTTTGCCCAGTCTGTTCAAGGAGCCACTTACGAGGAAGTAAGTCAAATGGTGAAAGATGTGTTGACTATAATAGAGAAACCCACTGGCAGTAAGCAACCTGCTGGGTGTTTAGAGAACCAG GTATCTGCCTTTCTGGAAGAAATTTGCCGTGAAAAGGAAATTCCTGAAAAGTATGGGCTTTCAGACTGCTGCAGCCGAACTGGAGAGGAAAGACATGACTGTTTCTTGGCACACAAAAAGGCTGCTCCAGCTTCCATTCCACCCTTTCCAGTTCTGGAACCTGTCACAAGTTGTAAATCGTACAAGGAAAATAGAGAGCTGTTCATAAACAG ATACATCTATGAAATAGCAAGAAGGCACCCTGTCCTGTATGCACCAACAATTCTTTCTGTGGCTACTCAATACAATAAAATTATTCCACATTGCTGCAAAGCTGAAAATGCCACTGAATGCTTTGAAACAAAG GTAACATCAATTACAAAAGAATTAAGAGAAAGCAGTTTGTTAAATCAGCATATATGTGCAGTAATGGGAAAATTTGGACCCCGGACCTTCCGAGCCAT aacTGTTACTAAAGTGAGTCAAAAGTTTCCCAAAGCTAATTTTACTGAAATTCAGAAACTGGTCATGGATGTGGCCCACATACATGAGGAATGCTGCAAAGGAAACGTGCTGGAGTGTCTGCAGGATGGG GAAAGAGTTATGTCCTACATATGTTCCCAACAAGATATTCTGTCAAGACAAATAGCAGAGTGCTGCAAGTTGCCCACCACACTTGAACTTGGTCATTGCATAATTCATGCAGAAAATGATGACAAACCTGAAGGCTTATCTCCAAATGTAAATAGGTTTTTAGGAGAGAGAGATTTCAACCAACTTTCTTCAAGGGATAAAGATCTCTCCATGGCAAG ATTTACATATGAATATTCAAGAAGACATACTAAGCTTGCCGTTCCAATAATTCTAAGGGTTGCTAAAGGATATCAGGAATTACTGGAGAAGTGTTCCCAGTCTGAAAACCCTTCTGAATGCCAGGATAAAGGG GAGGAAGAATTGGAGAAATATATCCAGGAGAGCCAAGCCCTGGCAAAGCGAAGCTGTGGTCTCTTTCAGAAATTAGGAGAATATTACTTACAAAATGC GTTTCTTGTTGCTTACACAAAGAAGGCTCCTCAGCTAACCTCACCTGAGTTGATGGCCTTGACCAGGAAAATGGCGAACGCAGGAGCCATTTGTTGCCATCTCAGTGAGGACAAACAGCTGGCCTGTGGCGAGGGAGTG GCTGACCTTATTATAGGACACTTATGCATCAGACATGAAGAGAATCCCATAAACCCTGGTGTTGACCAGTGCTGCACCTCTTCATACTCCAACAGGAGGCCATGCTTCAGCAGCTTGGTGGTGGATGAGACATACGTGCCTCCGCCATTCTCCGATGACAAGTTCATCTTCCATAAGGATCTATGCCAAGTTCAGGGTGTACCACTGCAGACAATgaagcaaca GTTTCTCATTAACCTTGTGAAGCAGAAGCCACAAATAACAGAGGAACAACTGGAGACTGTCGTTGCAGATTTCTCTGGCCTCCTGGAAAAGTGCTGCCAAAGCCAAGAGCAGGAAGTCTGCTTTACAGAAGAG ggtCCAGCACTGATTTCAAAAACTCGTGCTGCTTTGGGAGTCTAA